Below is a genomic region from Vicinamibacterales bacterium.
CCGGCCGCTGGCCCAGCCGCTGGCGACGCTCCTGCGCGTGGTCGAGGGCGGCTCGGGCTACATGTCGCAGAACGGCTACGACCTGTCCGTGCCCACGCCGTGGGCGGGCGACCACGAGGTGGCCGTGCGGTTCAAGACCGGGTGGGTCACGACCACGGCGCGTCCCGGCGACATCCTCACGATCCGCGAGGACGGCACCATTCTGGCGGGCCTCCAGTAGCGCGGGCGGGGCCCGCGCTCCAGCCGGGCGGACCCGGACCGCCGCTACTTGAAGAGGCTCTTGGGCAGCTTGACGTGGACGCCCATCGTGGGTCGGTCCACGAGCTGCGTGACCGCGACGTCGCCCGCCACGCTCACCAGCTGGTAGGCCTGGTGCCTCGTGAGGCCGCGCGTGCGCGCCAGGAAGTCGATCATCTCCTGGATGGCGATGCGCGTGGCCTGGGCCAGGTCCGGGTCGGTGCCCATGCTGATGTAGTGGGTGGGCGTCTCGGCCCGCGGCCACTCGAGCCGTTCGCCCTTGCGCACGGTGAGCTGGAGCCGTCCGCGCAGCGACGTCTCGATGGCGGTCTGGTCCACTTCCCCGTCGCCCTGCGCGGCGTGGCCGTCGCC
It encodes:
- a CDS encoding acetamidase/formamidase family protein; this encodes GAEPGDVLEVKILSIDLPLDYGYNGCAGFVPENCDRAVGQKLVALDRQAMTAEFFPGIVVPLKPFFGSMGVAPPSAVGRMSSNPPSRMAGNMDNKELTAGATLFVPVFVPGALFAVGDGHAAQGDGEVDQTAIETSLRGRLQLTVRKGERLEWPRAETPTHYISMGTDPDLAQATRIAIQEMIDFLARTRGLTRHQAYQLVSVAGDVAVTQLVDRPTMGVHVKLPKSLFK